A stretch of Brassica napus cultivar Da-Ae chromosome C6, Da-Ae, whole genome shotgun sequence DNA encodes these proteins:
- the BNAC06G22260D gene encoding uncharacterized protein BNAC06G22260D, which translates to MILYYIINAPTYELYLSPFIYTIAKPTRSFILKDHIFMKVFHKFRKIFMRLIDLTIPSSSRRKKNGCEGERSEPPKISCSSSYYSSHVPFSEAIADCIEFFNKSSTMSCDAGQELVMSVDVRDCFYV; encoded by the coding sequence ATGATTCTTTATTATATTATCAACGCACCAACGTACGAACTATATCTTTCACCATTCATTTACACTATAGCCAAACCCACAAGATCcttcatcctaaaagatcataTCTTCATGAAGGTCTTCCACAAGTTCCGAAAGATTTTCATGAGGCTCATCGACCTCACCATCCCTTCCTCCTCTCGCCGGAAGAAGAACGGTTGTGAGGGAGAGAGGTCTGAGCCGCCAAAGATATCGTGCAGTAGTTCGTACTATTCATCTCACGTACCCTTCAGTGAAGCTATCGCAGACTGCATTGAGTTCTTCAACAAGTCTTCCACTATGTCTTGTGATGCGGGTCAAGAACTGGTCATGTCAGTTGACGTTCGTGACTGTTTTTACGTTTAG